One genomic region from Amycolatopsis sp. FBCC-B4732 encodes:
- a CDS encoding DUF397 domain-containing protein encodes MAERFENGIPATLLTGAQWRKASYSGAYGNCVEVAPLSSGEIAMRNSRFPTGPALVYTRAEMAAFLAGAKDGEFDDVLG; translated from the coding sequence GTGGCTGAGCGATTCGAAAACGGTATCCCGGCGACCTTGCTGACCGGTGCGCAGTGGCGCAAGGCCAGTTACAGCGGCGCTTACGGCAACTGTGTCGAGGTGGCGCCGCTGTCCAGCGGCGAGATCGCCATGCGCAACTCGCGCTTCCCGACCGGCCCGGCGCTCGTCTACACGCGCGCGGAGATGGCGGCCTTCCTGGCCGGCGCCAAGGACGGTGAGTTCGACGATGTCCTCGGCTGA
- the arfB gene encoding alternative ribosome rescue aminoacyl-tRNA hydrolase ArfB, which yields MATGDVVVGSRFVVPEAELSERFSRSSGPGGQGVNTTDSRVELSFDVAASPSIPEHLRDRVLAALGPRLVDGVLTIAASEHRSQLQNREAARGRLANLLLDASAPPPAKRRATKPSRGSKERRLASKKRRSDVKRGRSGRFDD from the coding sequence GTGGCGACCGGGGACGTCGTGGTCGGCTCCCGGTTCGTCGTCCCGGAAGCCGAGCTCAGCGAACGCTTTTCGCGCTCGTCGGGCCCCGGCGGGCAAGGCGTCAACACGACGGACTCGCGCGTCGAGCTGTCGTTCGACGTCGCCGCGTCGCCGTCGATCCCGGAGCACCTGCGCGACCGCGTGCTGGCCGCGCTCGGTCCCCGGCTGGTCGACGGCGTCCTGACCATCGCGGCGAGTGAGCACCGCTCGCAGCTGCAGAACCGCGAAGCGGCGCGCGGGCGGCTGGCGAACCTGCTGCTCGACGCGTCGGCGCCGCCGCCGGCCAAGCGGCGCGCCACGAAACCGTCCCGCGGTTCCAAGGAGCGCCGCCTGGCGTCGAAGAAGCGCCGGAGCGACGTGAAACGAGGCCGCTCCGGCCGCTTCGACGACTAG
- the purM gene encoding phosphoribosylformylglycinamidine cyclo-ligase — MSESTSATYAAAGVSIDAGDQAVELLKPHAERATRPEVMGGVGGFAGLFSLKLDKWKEPVLASSTDGVGTKIAVAQALDKHDTVGIDLVAMVVDDLVVTGAEPLFLQDYIAVGKVHPEKIAALVGGIAEGCVQAGCALLGGETAEHPGLMGEHDYDMSATGVGVVEASQLLSPEKVRPGDVVLALGSSGLHSNGYSLARHVLLDIARMPLDGHVEEFGRTLGEEMLEPTRIYAKDCLALAAETEVRTFAHITGGGLEANLARVMPRGLVARLERGTWTPAPVFALIGQRGKVERAELEKTFNMGVGMVAIVGAEDVDRALAMLTARHVPAWILGDVQPAGDVDGPRAVLSGDHPRF; from the coding sequence GTGAGCGAGTCCACGAGCGCCACGTACGCCGCCGCCGGTGTCAGCATCGACGCCGGTGACCAAGCCGTCGAGCTGCTCAAGCCGCACGCCGAACGGGCCACGCGGCCCGAGGTCATGGGCGGTGTCGGCGGCTTCGCCGGGCTCTTCTCCCTGAAGCTCGACAAGTGGAAGGAGCCGGTGCTCGCGTCCTCGACCGACGGCGTCGGCACCAAGATCGCGGTCGCGCAGGCGCTCGACAAGCACGACACGGTCGGCATCGACCTGGTCGCCATGGTGGTCGACGACCTGGTCGTGACCGGTGCCGAGCCGCTGTTCCTGCAGGACTACATCGCCGTCGGCAAGGTGCACCCGGAGAAGATCGCCGCGCTGGTCGGCGGCATCGCCGAAGGCTGCGTGCAGGCCGGCTGCGCCCTGCTCGGCGGCGAAACCGCGGAGCACCCGGGCCTGATGGGCGAGCACGACTACGACATGTCGGCCACCGGCGTCGGCGTCGTCGAGGCTTCGCAACTGCTTTCGCCGGAAAAGGTCCGTCCGGGTGACGTCGTGCTGGCCCTCGGCTCGTCCGGATTGCACTCGAACGGGTACTCCTTGGCCCGCCACGTGCTGCTGGACATCGCCCGGATGCCGCTCGACGGGCACGTCGAGGAGTTCGGCCGCACCCTCGGCGAGGAGATGCTGGAGCCGACGCGGATCTACGCGAAGGACTGCCTGGCGCTCGCCGCCGAGACCGAGGTCCGGACGTTCGCGCACATCACCGGCGGTGGCCTGGAGGCGAACCTCGCCCGCGTCATGCCGCGCGGCCTGGTCGCCCGCCTCGAGCGCGGCACCTGGACGCCGGCGCCGGTGTTCGCCCTGATCGGGCAGCGCGGCAAGGTCGAGCGGGCCGAGCTGGAGAAGACCTTCAACATGGGCGTCGGCATGGTCGCGATCGTCGGTGCCGAGGACGTCGACCGGGCGCTGGCCATGCTGACCGCGCGGCACGTCCCGGCGTGGATCCTGGGCGACGTGCAGCCGGCCGGCGACGTCGACGGCCCGCGCGCGGTGCTCTCGGGCGACCACCCGCGGTTCTGA
- the purF gene encoding amidophosphoribosyltransferase, translated as MVSDPQLVPDQPEPEPREECGVFGVWAPGEEVAKLTYYGLYALQHRGQEAAGISVSDGSQIVVFKDLGLVSQVFDEQILQSLQGHIAVGHCRYSTTGATIWENAQPIFRTTDTGSGLSFAHNGNLVNTAELRERTIAAGLKPHAGLTGSSSDSDLVCGLLAANAADKGIEAAAMELLPTLKGAFCLVFADENTLYAARDPHGVHPLVLGRLERGWVVSSETAGLDIVGASFVREVEPGELIAIDAAGLRSSRFANPDPKGCVFEYVYLARPDTTIAGRGVHATRVEIGRRLAGEQPVEADLVMPVPESGTPAAIGYAQGSGIPYGTGLVKNAYVGRTFIQPSQTIRQLGIRLKLNPLRDVIRGKRLVVVDDSIVRGNTQRALVRMLREAGALEVHVRIASPPVRWPCFYGIDFASRAELVANGVDTDGIRRSIGADSLGYISLDGLVAATEQPKSRLCTACFSGEYPIALPEDALIGKHLLESLDSVNGAATPVSPAGYGAEDAVRRP; from the coding sequence GTGGTTTCCGACCCGCAGCTCGTGCCCGACCAGCCCGAACCGGAACCCCGTGAGGAGTGTGGCGTCTTCGGCGTCTGGGCTCCTGGGGAAGAAGTCGCGAAGCTGACCTACTACGGCCTCTACGCCCTGCAGCACCGGGGCCAGGAGGCCGCCGGTATTTCCGTGTCCGACGGCTCGCAGATCGTGGTCTTCAAGGACCTCGGCCTGGTCAGCCAGGTGTTCGACGAGCAGATCCTGCAGTCGCTGCAGGGCCACATCGCCGTCGGGCACTGCCGGTACTCGACCACCGGCGCGACCATCTGGGAGAACGCGCAGCCGATCTTCCGCACCACCGACACCGGCAGCGGCCTCTCCTTCGCGCACAACGGCAACCTCGTCAACACCGCCGAACTGCGCGAACGCACCATCGCCGCCGGGCTCAAGCCGCACGCGGGGCTGACCGGCTCGTCGAGCGACTCCGACCTCGTCTGCGGCCTGCTCGCGGCGAACGCCGCCGACAAGGGCATCGAGGCCGCGGCGATGGAACTGCTGCCCACGCTCAAGGGCGCGTTCTGCCTGGTGTTCGCCGATGAGAACACCCTTTACGCGGCCCGCGACCCGCACGGCGTGCACCCGCTGGTGCTCGGCCGGCTCGAACGCGGCTGGGTCGTCTCCAGCGAGACGGCGGGCCTCGACATCGTCGGCGCGTCCTTCGTCCGCGAGGTCGAGCCCGGCGAGCTCATCGCGATCGACGCCGCCGGCCTGCGGTCCTCCCGGTTCGCGAACCCCGACCCCAAGGGCTGCGTCTTCGAGTACGTCTACCTCGCGCGCCCCGACACCACGATCGCCGGCCGCGGCGTGCACGCCACCCGCGTCGAGATCGGGCGGCGGCTCGCCGGCGAGCAGCCGGTCGAGGCCGACCTCGTGATGCCGGTGCCGGAGTCGGGCACGCCGGCCGCGATCGGCTACGCGCAGGGGTCCGGCATCCCCTACGGCACCGGCCTGGTGAAGAACGCCTACGTCGGGCGCACGTTCATCCAGCCGTCGCAGACCATCCGCCAGCTGGGCATCCGCCTCAAGCTGAACCCGCTGCGCGACGTCATCCGCGGCAAGCGCCTGGTCGTCGTGGACGACTCGATCGTCCGCGGCAACACCCAGCGCGCGCTCGTCCGGATGCTGCGCGAGGCCGGCGCGCTCGAGGTGCACGTCCGGATCGCGTCACCGCCCGTGCGCTGGCCGTGCTTCTACGGCATCGACTTCGCGTCGCGGGCCGAACTGGTCGCGAACGGCGTCGACACCGACGGCATCCGGCGCTCGATCGGCGCCGACTCGCTGGGCTACATTTCCCTGGACGGCCTGGTCGCGGCGACGGAACAGCCGAAGTCGCGGCTGTGCACGGCGTGCTTCTCCGGCGAGTACCCGATCGCGCTCCCGGAGGACGCGCTGATCGGGAAGCACCTGCTCGAAAGCCTCGACTCGGTCAATGGCGCGGCGACCCCGGTCAGCCCCGCCGGGTACGGTGCCGAAGACGCCGTCCGGCGTCCCTAG
- a CDS encoding GNAT family N-acetyltransferase — MSAIQTYVRKTAPHGRETERVGPFLATYSPGTAHPMLNYAIPDDGAKPAAAEIDALTSAYRRRDLLPRLEYFTDIAPDLEKLLVGAGYALERRVPLMTCGPDGRVDRPVPAGIRLRAPESDDDFRRMRSAQNTAFGEPAEIGDDEVERLKAGTGVRHLLAEDVATGAVVGGGLALEVVDGTTEVAGIAVLEPYRGRGIAAALTARLTGEVHEAGAHTAFLTPGDLGIGNVYARVGYRPAGECVHLSAVADPTKSRPTPGGTRP; from the coding sequence ATGTCTGCCATCCAGACCTATGTCCGCAAAACGGCCCCGCACGGCCGTGAGACCGAGCGGGTCGGCCCGTTCCTGGCGACCTACTCGCCCGGTACGGCGCACCCGATGCTCAACTACGCGATCCCGGACGACGGCGCGAAGCCGGCCGCGGCCGAGATCGACGCGCTCACCAGCGCGTACCGGCGGCGGGACCTGCTCCCGCGGCTGGAGTACTTCACCGACATCGCCCCCGACCTGGAGAAACTGCTGGTCGGGGCGGGGTACGCGCTCGAACGGCGGGTGCCGCTGATGACCTGCGGCCCAGACGGGCGGGTCGACCGGCCCGTCCCGGCGGGGATCCGGCTGCGCGCGCCGGAGTCGGACGACGACTTCCGGCGGATGCGATCGGCGCAGAACACGGCGTTCGGCGAACCCGCGGAGATCGGCGACGACGAGGTCGAGCGGCTCAAGGCCGGCACCGGCGTGCGGCACCTCCTGGCGGAGGACGTCGCCACCGGAGCGGTCGTCGGCGGCGGCCTCGCGCTCGAGGTCGTCGACGGCACCACCGAGGTGGCCGGGATCGCCGTGCTCGAGCCGTACCGCGGGCGCGGGATCGCCGCGGCGCTCACCGCGCGGCTGACCGGGGAAGTCCACGAGGCCGGTGCCCACACCGCGTTCCTCACCCCCGGTGACCTGGGGATCGGGAACGTCTACGCCCGGGTCGGCTACCGGCCGGCCGGGGAGTGCGTGCACTTGTCCGCCGTTGCCGATCCGACCAAAAGCAGGCCGACGCCAGGCGGCACGCGACCGTAG